A stretch of Oikeobacillus pervagus DNA encodes these proteins:
- a CDS encoding aldehyde dehydrogenase family protein, producing MEKTLTVLPRVAEFLKGTKKLFINGESVESLEQRTFTTVNPATGEVLAKVYESREGDIDRAVKAAREAFEHGSWSKMSAAERSRLIYLLADKMEEHKDELAQLDTLDSGKPIRESSAADVPLAIEHFRYYAGWATKIMGQTIPVAGNFLNYTRHEPVGVVGQIIPWNFPLLMATWKLGAALATGCTVVLKPAEQTPLSALYLAELAQEVGFPKGVINVVPGFGDTAGAPLVNHPEVDKIAFTGSTAVGKTIMREASNTLKRISLELGGKSPNIVLPDADFKKAVPGAMFGIMFNQGQVCCAGSRLFVQKKQYDNFLADMVSHAENIKQGQGIDPNTEMGPLVSDEQQKRVLTYIEKGQEEGAEMLTGGGNPFESGYFVKPTIFADVNDSMSIAREEIFGPVVAALPYEDLDDLVERANKTNYGLAAGVWTENLKSAHYLAHRLKAGTVWVNCYNALDAASPFGGYKQSGLGREMGSYALNQYTEVKSVWIDMK from the coding sequence ATGGAAAAAACATTAACTGTTTTACCGCGTGTGGCAGAATTTTTAAAGGGAACGAAAAAACTATTTATCAATGGGGAAAGTGTAGAAAGTTTAGAACAGAGGACATTTACGACAGTGAATCCTGCTACTGGAGAAGTATTAGCGAAAGTTTATGAAAGTAGAGAAGGAGATATTGATCGAGCTGTAAAAGCTGCACGTGAGGCATTTGAACACGGGTCTTGGTCGAAGATGAGCGCTGCTGAGAGAAGTCGCCTTATCTACTTATTAGCTGATAAAATGGAAGAGCATAAGGATGAGTTAGCACAACTGGATACATTAGATAGTGGGAAACCAATTCGCGAATCCTCTGCAGCAGATGTTCCTCTTGCAATTGAGCATTTTCGTTATTATGCAGGCTGGGCTACAAAGATTATGGGGCAAACGATTCCTGTCGCTGGAAACTTCCTGAACTATACACGACATGAGCCGGTTGGGGTTGTCGGTCAAATCATTCCTTGGAATTTCCCTTTATTAATGGCTACTTGGAAACTTGGTGCTGCCCTTGCGACTGGTTGTACCGTTGTGTTAAAGCCTGCGGAACAGACACCGTTATCAGCACTATATTTAGCAGAGCTTGCCCAGGAAGTAGGTTTTCCAAAAGGAGTTATTAACGTTGTACCTGGATTTGGTGACACTGCTGGTGCTCCACTTGTCAATCACCCTGAAGTAGATAAAATTGCGTTCACTGGTTCCACTGCAGTTGGAAAAACGATTATGAGGGAAGCCTCCAATACGTTAAAACGAATTTCTCTTGAATTAGGTGGGAAATCACCGAATATTGTTCTACCTGATGCAGATTTTAAGAAAGCGGTTCCAGGCGCAATGTTTGGGATTATGTTTAACCAAGGACAAGTATGTTGTGCGGGTTCGCGACTATTTGTTCAAAAGAAACAATACGATAATTTCCTTGCCGATATGGTATCCCATGCAGAGAACATCAAGCAAGGTCAAGGGATTGACCCGAATACAGAAATGGGTCCTCTCGTTTCGGATGAACAACAAAAGCGTGTCTTAACTTACATCGAAAAAGGCCAAGAAGAAGGAGCCGAAATGCTCACAGGAGGGGGGAACCCTTTTGAAAGCGGCTATTTTGTAAAACCAACTATTTTCGCTGATGTAAATGATTCAATGTCAATTGCTAGAGAAGAAATTTTCGGCCCTGTTGTGGCAGCGCTTCCATATGAAGATTTAGATGATCTAGTTGAAAGAGCAAATAAAACCAATTATGGTTTGGCTGCGGGAGTGTGGACAGAGAATTTGAAAAGTGCGCACTATTTAGCACATCGTTTGAAAGCAGGAACAGTTTGGGTGAATTGTTATAATGCGTTGGATGCTGCAAGTCCGTTTGGTGGTTACAAGCAGTCTGGATTAGGCCGTGAAATGGGTTCATACGCTCTTAATCAATATACAGAAGTGAAAAGTGTTTGGATCGACATGAAATAA
- the qhpC gene encoding quinohemoprotein amine dehydrogenase subunit gamma, with amino-acid sequence MKHIKSLNWKGKMIEKTVDLEKEPEVQGLALLPMGCTSLFDPGWETDFSGMSLDGVCQPHYRDIYGCYGDCWWAAQVPDGLTNYGSWADECPVAANDWRKLKYVKP; translated from the coding sequence ATGAAACATATAAAATCTCTTAATTGGAAAGGGAAAATGATTGAAAAAACGGTCGATCTTGAAAAGGAACCAGAAGTTCAAGGTTTAGCTCTACTTCCAATGGGCTGTACAAGTTTGTTTGACCCAGGATGGGAAACAGATTTTTCTGGAATGAGTTTAGATGGTGTATGTCAGCCACATTATCGTGATATTTATGGCTGTTACGGGGATTGCTGGTGGGCAGCTCAAGTGCCTGATGGATTGACTAATTACGGAAGCTGGGCAGATGAATGTCCAGTTGCAGCAAATGATTGGAGAAAATTAAAATACGTGAAACCATAA
- the peaA gene encoding quinohemoprotein amine dehydrogenase subunit alpha: MVKKKRFILPLLAICTVVISACAAQTSKKDEQEKEKSMVTISEQVEKSCISCHAVDEKGKLERIGYIRKTPEGWSQTIARMERLHGLSVTEEEREQLIMDLSRERGLAPEETEKLQYWLANKPSYLEANPENEHVANACISCHASGRFEAQRRTEQEWKNLKDFHLVMYPSIYLNHRHTDWPKEADKAIAYLAKKYGEDSKVWNEWKNEEYNVNGKWKVVGFQGTKGFYIGESEFKKEDKGYSEKKNIRFLNGDVREEFNGNVRMYTGYMLRSQYLQGENKVKGTYSVTSDNQIKGDWSLKDDLGITAEETYYKVQTEKPEVVHLEPLSWKKGEVNEITMYGMNLSQLKKEDLSLPKGVELVSITDQSDEQLRAVIKVDEKAKIGKVTFKGENAIIHGDAVIFDQTDYIKIEPGYGVSRIGDEGPMNKMSTQYVAYVYSNGKDGKKGTKDDLNLGPVQADWSLGTYPEKNATRDDRPYIGNIDKNGLYTPNIEGVNKDRAFVQENVGSATVIAKVEIDGKSFIAKSHHIATVPDYDNNIH; this comes from the coding sequence ATGGTAAAAAAGAAAAGGTTTATTCTTCCACTATTAGCCATATGTACAGTTGTCATTAGTGCCTGTGCGGCACAGACTTCGAAAAAAGATGAGCAGGAAAAAGAGAAGTCAATGGTTACGATCAGTGAGCAAGTGGAGAAAAGTTGTATTAGTTGTCATGCGGTCGATGAAAAAGGAAAGTTAGAAAGAATCGGATATATAAGGAAAACACCAGAAGGCTGGTCCCAAACCATAGCTCGCATGGAAAGACTTCACGGATTAAGTGTTACTGAAGAAGAACGAGAACAATTAATTATGGACCTTAGCCGAGAAAGAGGATTAGCACCGGAAGAAACGGAAAAGCTTCAATATTGGCTTGCGAATAAACCTTCTTATTTAGAAGCGAATCCAGAAAATGAACACGTCGCAAACGCTTGTATTTCCTGTCATGCATCGGGGCGATTTGAAGCGCAAAGAAGGACAGAACAAGAGTGGAAAAATTTAAAAGACTTCCATTTAGTCATGTACCCATCTATTTATTTAAACCACCGTCATACAGATTGGCCTAAAGAAGCGGATAAAGCGATTGCTTATTTGGCTAAGAAATATGGTGAAGATTCAAAGGTGTGGAATGAATGGAAAAATGAAGAGTACAACGTAAATGGAAAATGGAAAGTTGTTGGATTCCAAGGAACAAAAGGCTTTTATATAGGTGAAAGTGAGTTTAAGAAAGAGGACAAGGGCTATTCTGAGAAGAAAAACATCCGTTTCTTAAATGGAGATGTAAGAGAGGAATTTAACGGGAATGTAAGAATGTATACCGGCTATATGCTTCGATCTCAGTATTTACAAGGTGAAAACAAGGTAAAAGGTACGTATAGTGTAACAAGTGATAATCAGATAAAAGGAGATTGGTCCTTAAAAGATGACCTAGGAATAACAGCTGAGGAAACGTATTACAAAGTTCAAACCGAAAAGCCAGAAGTTGTTCATTTGGAACCCTTATCATGGAAAAAGGGAGAAGTGAACGAAATTACAATGTATGGAATGAATTTAAGTCAATTGAAAAAAGAAGATTTATCGTTACCTAAAGGAGTTGAACTCGTTAGCATCACTGACCAATCAGATGAACAGTTAAGAGCGGTTATCAAAGTAGATGAAAAAGCCAAGATTGGTAAAGTAACCTTTAAAGGAGAAAATGCAATCATTCACGGGGATGCCGTAATATTTGATCAAACTGATTATATTAAAATTGAACCTGGATATGGTGTTTCTCGTATTGGTGATGAGGGTCCGATGAATAAAATGAGCACCCAATATGTCGCTTATGTATACAGCAACGGGAAAGATGGCAAAAAGGGCACGAAAGATGATCTTAATCTTGGTCCTGTCCAAGCCGACTGGTCACTTGGTACGTATCCAGAAAAAAATGCAACTCGTGATGATCGACCTTATATCGGAAATATAGACAAAAACGGATTATATACACCGAATATTGAAGGAGTGAACAAAGATCGCGCCTTCGTTCAAGAGAATGTCGGCAGTGCCACTGTAATCGCAAAGGTTGAAATCGATGGAAAATCATTCATCGCAAAATCTCACCATATTGCCACAGTGCCTGATTATGACAACAACATTCACTAA
- a CDS encoding radical SAM/SPASM domain-containing protein produces MGDTTIIEEEALKNETLLQNKFTEISNEFRKMEILSYETDYSKRFSSTPGAPEETEKMPVKTLVFHLVNECNLRCTYCYAGDGEYGVPQKYMTMETADHAIQFLMENSFGEDTVNIVLFGGEPLLNWKTLKHVVEKATEEGRKWGKQVGFSLTTNGTKMNTEQMTFLHHHNVMVSVSMDGTKEAHDRYRPMAGGQGSYDRVSKNVEKLMDIHTSAPIGTRVTVVKDFEKLEKSLKHLLSKGFYEVGFAPVTETNMQLALNEDDLFELLRQFEELSELFVEHALKNEYIGFSNLTNLLKELHTGTNKAYGCGAGLGFFAVSPDGGLFLCHRFNENEEFRMGDIYFGIDQKKRKQMLEDLHVDNKSTCKSCSLKHICSGGCYYEAMERQGDYRKPNAHYCNWMHEWITIGLKAYVKILRHNPTFLDKISGTTKERCISN; encoded by the coding sequence ATGGGTGATACGACAATTATTGAAGAAGAAGCATTGAAAAATGAAACATTATTACAGAATAAATTTACTGAAATTTCAAACGAATTTAGAAAAATGGAAATTCTCTCTTATGAAACGGATTATTCAAAGCGTTTCTCATCAACACCGGGTGCGCCGGAAGAAACGGAAAAGATGCCAGTAAAAACATTAGTCTTTCATCTTGTAAATGAATGTAATCTACGTTGTACGTACTGTTATGCTGGCGATGGGGAATATGGGGTACCACAGAAATATATGACGATGGAGACAGCCGATCACGCAATCCAATTTTTAATGGAAAATAGCTTTGGAGAGGATACAGTAAATATCGTTTTATTTGGAGGTGAGCCACTATTAAACTGGAAGACTTTGAAACATGTAGTTGAAAAAGCAACAGAAGAGGGAAGAAAATGGGGAAAACAAGTTGGTTTTTCTTTAACAACAAATGGAACGAAAATGAATACAGAACAGATGACATTTCTTCATCATCATAATGTGATGGTTTCCGTTAGTATGGACGGGACGAAAGAAGCACATGATCGATATCGACCGATGGCAGGTGGTCAGGGATCATATGACCGAGTAAGTAAAAATGTGGAAAAGTTGATGGACATTCATACATCGGCTCCAATAGGAACGCGAGTAACGGTCGTTAAAGACTTTGAAAAATTGGAGAAATCTTTAAAACATTTACTGTCCAAAGGGTTTTATGAAGTAGGATTTGCTCCTGTTACAGAAACGAATATGCAGCTTGCTTTAAATGAAGATGATTTATTCGAACTGTTGCGTCAATTTGAAGAATTATCAGAGTTATTTGTGGAGCATGCTTTGAAAAATGAATATATCGGCTTTTCGAATCTTACAAATCTATTAAAAGAATTGCACACTGGAACGAATAAAGCCTATGGTTGCGGTGCCGGGCTAGGATTCTTTGCCGTTAGTCCAGACGGAGGGTTGTTCCTTTGTCACAGATTTAATGAAAATGAAGAATTTAGAATGGGAGATATCTATTTTGGTATAGACCAGAAAAAGCGCAAGCAAATGTTGGAAGATTTGCATGTGGACAACAAGTCTACTTGTAAATCCTGTTCCTTAAAACATATTTGCTCTGGTGGTTGCTATTATGAGGCGATGGAAAGACAAGGAGACTACCGAAAGCCAAATGCCCATTACTGTAACTGGATGCATGAATGGATCACGATTGGATTAAAGGCTTATGTGAAAATTTTACGACATAATCCTACTTTCCTAGATAAAATTAGCGGAACGACAAAAGAGAGGTGTATTAGTAACTGA
- a CDS encoding YncE family protein, producing the protein MRTKRVLWLLFIIPLVFAIWQPKASATENYTERVFISGYGQVIAVDPSKPEVIAGIKVNGPVRDMSFTADGKKGLILANGRTSLYVIDTVNNKVIDEINLQGRTDKGLLDRRVWGSAISPDGKKAYAFVTQGEKRKNIFKVHPSKIIEIDLETKEETRSVEGPYGTHVLQFKKGDSNTIFVWGYELYELDVKNMKIKMKQGLKTPKNEKDGSINFLMLFPRGENGTNSIPIVKTYPDGHVKEGFMWQNLETGKLKMLEYDREPIGMFSAVVDEDERYAYTTLNKWYKIDIQSKKIIKEGEPPVGSMYGVTLSVDGEKLYYSGAGNEFIVANKDLKVEKIITLPTDTLDLKVVKIQK; encoded by the coding sequence ATGAGAACAAAACGGGTTCTTTGGTTGTTATTTATTATTCCCCTAGTGTTTGCTATCTGGCAGCCTAAAGCCTCAGCAACGGAAAACTATACAGAACGCGTGTTTATTTCCGGCTACGGTCAAGTAATTGCTGTCGACCCTTCTAAACCAGAAGTGATTGCTGGAATAAAAGTGAATGGGCCGGTCCGGGATATGAGCTTTACCGCAGATGGAAAAAAGGGGTTAATTCTTGCCAATGGGCGAACGAGCCTATATGTGATCGATACAGTGAATAATAAAGTGATAGATGAAATTAACTTACAGGGAAGAACGGATAAAGGATTATTAGACCGCCGTGTTTGGGGAAGTGCGATCTCACCAGATGGAAAAAAAGCGTATGCATTTGTGACGCAAGGTGAAAAAAGAAAAAATATTTTTAAAGTACATCCAAGTAAAATTATAGAAATTGATCTTGAAACGAAAGAAGAAACAAGAAGCGTTGAAGGACCTTACGGAACACATGTATTACAGTTCAAAAAAGGAGATTCCAATACCATATTTGTTTGGGGATATGAGTTATATGAATTAGATGTGAAAAATATGAAGATAAAGATGAAACAGGGATTAAAAACTCCTAAGAATGAAAAAGATGGAAGTATCAACTTCCTCATGCTATTCCCGAGGGGAGAAAATGGAACCAATTCCATCCCCATTGTGAAAACTTACCCAGATGGTCATGTGAAAGAGGGATTTATGTGGCAAAACTTAGAAACAGGAAAACTGAAAATGCTCGAATATGATCGTGAACCGATTGGGATGTTTTCAGCAGTGGTTGATGAAGATGAACGATATGCTTATACGACATTAAATAAATGGTACAAAATCGATATCCAATCTAAAAAGATAATTAAAGAAGGGGAACCACCTGTTGGGAGTATGTATGGTGTGACTTTAAGTGTCGATGGGGAGAAGCTTTACTACAGTGGAGCAGGAAATGAATTTATCGTCGCGAACAAGGACTTGAAAGTTGAAAAAATAATCACACTTCCAACAGATACTTTGGATCTTAAAGTGGTGAAAATTCAAAAATAA
- a CDS encoding peptidase U32 family protein, which yields MTRLKILAPLGAKEEVEMLAENGAEEFYCGITPGEWMEKFTPGVWINRRNPYAGFPSFHDLKEAVHQAEQYDIPIFLTLNAPYYLESQYPMLLELIKRCSEEVGIRAFIVSDPGLMTAMKEEVPEAAIHVSSLAAPMNTGSIELYKQMGVERIVLPRSVQLNEIPRLKEAAGDIELEVFILNDGCVYEESFCMTTHSAGAFCSQSQWDYQYFHSDGNKELSAKEMRKLDEQINDYREFVWFVNDCNCQIASDGLPLGPCGLCSLGDLAEMGVDSLKIVGREGAPYRKLASVQMVKAVIDQVRKQAGNEMVHQTAKKIRNQPKYCESGLMCYYR from the coding sequence GTGACGAGATTGAAGATACTTGCCCCACTTGGAGCGAAAGAAGAAGTAGAAATGTTGGCGGAAAATGGTGCAGAAGAATTTTATTGTGGGATTACACCTGGTGAATGGATGGAGAAATTCACACCAGGAGTTTGGATTAATCGCCGCAATCCGTATGCCGGTTTTCCGTCTTTTCATGATTTAAAGGAAGCTGTACATCAAGCTGAACAATACGATATTCCAATCTTTCTAACATTAAATGCACCTTATTATTTAGAATCACAATACCCGATGTTATTAGAATTAATAAAACGATGTTCTGAGGAAGTTGGAATTCGTGCATTCATCGTAAGTGACCCAGGATTAATGACGGCCATGAAAGAGGAAGTCCCAGAAGCAGCGATTCATGTAAGTAGTTTAGCGGCACCGATGAACACGGGAAGTATCGAATTATATAAACAAATGGGAGTAGAGAGAATTGTTTTACCAAGAAGTGTTCAATTAAATGAGATTCCTAGATTGAAAGAAGCAGCGGGAGATATTGAATTGGAAGTGTTCATTTTAAATGATGGCTGTGTCTATGAAGAAAGTTTTTGTATGACGACACATTCTGCAGGGGCATTCTGTTCCCAGTCTCAATGGGATTATCAATATTTTCATTCGGATGGGAATAAAGAATTGTCGGCTAAAGAGATGAGGAAATTAGATGAACAAATAAATGACTACCGAGAATTTGTTTGGTTTGTCAATGATTGCAATTGCCAAATCGCGTCAGATGGATTACCACTTGGTCCTTGTGGTTTATGTTCACTTGGTGATTTGGCTGAGATGGGGGTTGATTCATTAAAAATCGTTGGCAGAGAAGGGGCCCCATATCGAAAACTTGCTAGTGTCCAAATGGTAAAGGCTGTGATCGATCAAGTTAGAAAACAAGCCGGTAATGAAATGGTTCATCAGACAGCTAAAAAAATCCGGAATCAGCCAAAATACTGCGAATCTGGATTAATGTGCTATTACCGATAA
- a CDS encoding ABC transporter ATP-binding protein has product MNIYAYIKPYRFIFALVFFMGIISTFITAIQPLIGKFLIDDVLIAKNHSFAKVLGLAILVMVFGYSITLFTRFLYFRMSLNLMLDMRSSFYQHLIHLPVLFFAKNRTGDIVSRINEDLTEIQRLYTENVLQLFTMSLTFLFNIILLWVLDWKLTLISLLFIPILIVGIHKFRHLLFEQHMELRKQSAKNQSMMVETFSAIRFIRTAHVEATVEKKFYDELKEINKQNIKVMFINAFAQGVPQTVLMISTICMIWFLGSQVLNGTMSIGTMIAFMAYQASLFGTIQGFAQLYLRLQKGRVSIQRVHDFFQRQPEKDGSESVPETFSSIQFKNVSFLFELHHPILQQVNFTIRRGEKIGLIGDNGIGKSTIANLLARVYEPNEGSILFDSKNIRNFTRESWYQRVCLIAHDHPIWYGTFFDFLQLGKKNASSEEMLDVIRMVGLDRFIATKPTGLKTQIGENGVTLSAGQKQRLLLARALLQDADILILDEATSHLDVRSESEFFQLMKEHFQDKTIIIITHRYQNLEWLDRLIDLSEKSSTIVQKNVGGINNVSLLHG; this is encoded by the coding sequence ATGAATATATATGCCTATATCAAACCATATCGATTCATATTTGCCTTAGTTTTTTTTATGGGAATTATTTCGACTTTTATCACAGCTATACAGCCACTAATTGGGAAGTTCTTAATTGATGACGTATTAATTGCAAAGAATCATTCATTTGCAAAGGTTCTTGGTTTAGCCATTCTAGTGATGGTTTTCGGTTACTCCATCACGTTATTTACTAGATTTCTATATTTTAGGATGAGCTTGAATTTAATGTTAGATATGCGGTCATCATTTTATCAACATTTAATTCATTTACCTGTTCTATTTTTTGCGAAAAATAGAACAGGGGATATTGTTTCTCGCATTAATGAAGATTTGACGGAGATTCAACGACTTTATACAGAAAACGTGTTACAGCTATTTACGATGAGTTTGACGTTTCTTTTTAATATCATTTTATTATGGGTATTAGATTGGAAATTAACACTAATTTCCTTATTATTTATTCCAATATTAATTGTGGGGATTCATAAATTTCGGCATCTGTTGTTTGAACAGCATATGGAATTACGAAAACAATCGGCGAAAAACCAAAGTATGATGGTTGAAACGTTCTCAGCGATTCGTTTCATTCGTACAGCACATGTAGAAGCGACAGTAGAAAAGAAATTCTATGATGAACTGAAAGAGATAAATAAGCAAAATATCAAGGTGATGTTTATTAACGCTTTTGCACAAGGAGTCCCACAAACAGTCCTTATGATTTCCACTATTTGTATGATTTGGTTTTTAGGTTCGCAAGTATTGAACGGTACGATGAGTATTGGAACGATGATCGCTTTCATGGCTTATCAGGCGAGTCTCTTTGGGACAATCCAAGGTTTTGCGCAATTATATTTGCGGTTACAAAAGGGAAGAGTATCGATTCAAAGAGTTCATGATTTTTTTCAACGGCAACCAGAAAAAGACGGATCGGAGTCAGTACCAGAGACGTTTTCATCTATACAATTTAAAAATGTTTCCTTTCTTTTTGAGCTACATCACCCCATTCTTCAACAGGTGAATTTTACGATTCGTAGAGGAGAGAAGATTGGACTCATTGGTGATAATGGAATAGGAAAAAGTACGATCGCCAATTTATTAGCAAGAGTATATGAACCAAATGAAGGCTCCATTCTCTTTGATAGTAAGAATATTCGGAATTTCACTAGAGAGAGTTGGTACCAAAGAGTTTGTCTAATTGCTCATGATCATCCGATTTGGTATGGAACTTTTTTTGACTTTCTACAATTAGGGAAAAAGAATGCCTCTTCAGAGGAAATGCTAGATGTGATTCGAATGGTGGGATTAGATAGATTCATTGCAACGAAACCAACAGGGCTTAAGACGCAAATAGGCGAAAATGGGGTCACTTTATCTGCTGGTCAAAAGCAGCGATTATTATTAGCACGTGCGTTATTGCAAGATGCTGATATTCTTATTTTGGATGAGGCTACTAGCCATCTCGATGTCCGTTCAGAATCTGAATTTTTTCAATTAATGAAGGAACACTTTCAAGACAAGACAATCATCATTATTACCCATCGTTATCAAAATTTAGAATGGCTCGATCGGTTGATTGATTTGTCAGAGAAGTCATCCACAATAGTTCAAAAAAATGTTGGAGGTATAAATAATGTATCCTTATTACATGGCTAA
- a CDS encoding S8 family serine peptidase has translation MYPYYMANEKWGKGNGLKIAHIDSGINEWHPHIGKVAGGVAFKVGNDGKIVIEQNFEDQLGHGTAVAGVIKEQVPEAKIWAVKIFHDRLSAYIEVLCAAIEWCIDNQMDLINLSLGVNKDVEEFRFICEKACEAGIMIITACDEKNGLYWPGYYESVYAVQASDQVHSEMFYYHEKEKIQLQTLGFPRSLEGPMQKFNFQGHSFAAAHMTGFIAKMMEKQNIQNKEQLDKFLNTNVVQISYE, from the coding sequence ATGTATCCTTATTACATGGCTAATGAGAAATGGGGAAAGGGGAATGGACTGAAGATCGCCCATATTGACAGTGGAATTAATGAATGGCACCCACATATTGGTAAGGTTGCTGGAGGGGTTGCGTTTAAAGTAGGGAATGATGGAAAAATAGTAATAGAGCAAAATTTTGAAGATCAACTTGGTCATGGAACAGCAGTTGCAGGTGTAATTAAGGAACAAGTCCCTGAGGCAAAAATTTGGGCTGTGAAAATATTCCATGATCGGCTTTCGGCTTATATTGAAGTTCTTTGTGCAGCCATTGAATGGTGTATAGACAATCAAATGGATTTGATCAATCTGAGTCTAGGTGTTAACAAAGATGTGGAAGAGTTCCGATTCATTTGTGAGAAGGCATGCGAGGCTGGGATCATGATCATTACCGCATGTGATGAGAAAAATGGCTTATATTGGCCAGGATATTATGAATCTGTCTATGCAGTTCAAGCATCAGACCAAGTCCATAGTGAAATGTTTTATTATCATGAAAAGGAAAAAATTCAGCTGCAAACATTAGGTTTCCCAAGAAGTTTAGAAGGTCCAATGCAAAAATTTAATTTTCAGGGGCATAGCTTCGCTGCTGCTCATATGACAGGTTTTATCGCTAAAATGATGGAGAAACAAAACATTCAAAATAAAGAACAATTGGATAAATTTTTGAATACAAACGTAGTTCAAATTAGTTATGAGTAG
- a CDS encoding aminoglycoside N(3)-acetyltransferase, producing MNKALIDRTKKLNTIETLINDFTCLGIHPGMTVIVHSSLSSIGWVCGGEVAVIQALMEIVTEEGTIIMPTQSTENTDPKYWQYPPIPEEWWNDVRQYMPAYDPATTPTLGMGKIPETFRKFPGVLRSNHPTSSFAAWGKHAAYITENHSLDYPFGEQSPLAKIYSLDGSILFIGVDYDSCTSMHLSEFRANGHVEYKQSSAIFENGKRVWKTFTDIEEDSENFPKIGKAFEKDHSVQTGHVGQAACKLIHQRELVDFTVDYLNDH from the coding sequence ATGAATAAAGCATTAATTGATAGAACCAAAAAGCTTAATACGATCGAAACATTAATCAATGATTTTACTTGTTTAGGGATTCATCCAGGAATGACTGTGATCGTTCATTCTTCTTTAAGTTCGATTGGATGGGTTTGTGGTGGAGAGGTTGCAGTTATTCAAGCATTGATGGAGATTGTAACGGAAGAAGGAACAATTATTATGCCTACACAATCAACCGAAAATACAGATCCAAAATACTGGCAGTACCCCCCAATTCCCGAAGAATGGTGGAATGATGTAAGACAATATATGCCTGCTTACGATCCAGCCACCACACCAACACTTGGAATGGGGAAAATCCCAGAAACATTCCGTAAATTTCCGGGTGTTCTGAGAAGTAATCATCCTACAAGTTCTTTTGCTGCTTGGGGGAAACACGCTGCCTATATAACAGAAAATCATTCATTAGATTATCCGTTTGGTGAACAATCGCCCCTTGCAAAAATATACAGCCTTGACGGAAGTATTTTATTCATTGGGGTAGATTATGACAGCTGTACCTCCATGCATTTAAGCGAATTCCGGGCGAATGGACATGTTGAATATAAACAAAGCTCAGCTATTTTCGAAAATGGCAAAAGAGTTTGGAAAACATTCACAGACATTGAAGAGGATTCAGAGAATTTCCCGAAAATCGGCAAGGCTTTTGAAAAAGATCATTCTGTACAAACAGGCCATGTCGGTCAAGCTGCTTGTAAACTGATCCACCAGAGGGAGTTGGTGGATTTTACAGTAGATTATTTGAATGATCATTGA